Below is a genomic region from Leptolyngbya boryana PCC 6306.
AGAAGCTCAGGTGAAAGTTGAAAATACATTGGCAGTCGATCGTAAAGATCTCACTCGACAACTCTCGGAGAACGAGCAGAAGATAGCAGAGATTGATAGCCAGCTCACGAAAGCGATCGTTGAGAATGATAAAAAACTGGCAGAAATTGATAGTCAGATGGCTCAATCGAAACAGACTTTGCAATACGGTGAGTTACGTGCCCCGTCTGATGGCATTGTCTTTGAACTAAAAGCGAATGTACCAGGCTATGTAGCAAATTCAACTGAACCTGTCCTGAAAATCGTGCCCGAAGACGCGCTGGTAGCAAAAGTTTCAATTACGAATCAAGATATTGGTTTTGTCCGCGAGGGAATGTCTGTCGATGTGCGAATTGATTCGTTCCCGTTTAGTGAGTTTGGTGATATCAAAGGCACATTGTCCTGGATTGGCTCAGATGCACTGCCCCCAACGCAGGTTCAGCCGCTATATACGTTTCCTGCCAAAATCAAGCTTGATCGTCAAGCGCTCAGCACAAATGGTCGATCTATATCCTTGCAGTCTGGGATGTCGTTGAGTGCAAATATCAAAATCCGTAAGCGCACTGTGATGAGTATCTTAACTGATCAATTTGCCAAGGTGTCAGAAAGTCTCAATCATGTGCGATAGTAGCCTTATAGGTATCAATTCTCCTATATATGTTTAAAATCAAGCACCATAATCCTTGAACATTCAAGCGTTACTTAATATTACACGACTTTCACGTAAGCGATTTCTTACTATTTCTCAAAGCGCTATCGAAATTGTTCTGGTATTGCTTTGCAATCAGTTTATATTGTTTTGGATAAAAGTGTTCTCGAATCAGTTCAAAGGCTGATAGAAATCGTTGCGCTTGCTCTGGGGATTTGAATTGCAGCATTCGTCGCTCTCGCACTCTTGCCGGTTGACGCGAATTCTCTGCTCTATCGTTCAATTCTTTGTATTATTGATGCTCCCCGCTCCGCATCACTCGTTAAACAATAGTCCGGACAGAATTTTGACAAGAAAGCTACCCGTCGCTTAGGGTGCAAATAATCACAAACGCACCGGATGGATAGCTATGGAAGCCATTGTACAAAGCCTGCTTGCCGAAGTGGGCAATTTCGCAAACCGCAAACGAAATTCTTAGTGACTTTATTCACAACGATGTTGGTCGTGTGTGGCAAAGTTAACTTCACCAATCTGAGCCGCTACAGCAACTTGAGCGAACGCACCTACCGCCGCCAGTACCAGCAAGACTTCGAGTTTGCCCCGTTGAATCAGGCGTTGGTTGCTGAGGCAAGTCGAGCAGGCCCGGTAAGGCTTGCGGTCATGGACTGCTCGTTTGTTAGCAAGAGTGGCAGAGCGACGTTTGGATTAGATCGGTTTTGGAATGGATGTGCTAGTCGAGTGGCAACCGGATTAGAGGTGTCAGTGGTCGGTGTGGTTGATGTCGAGGGTGAACAAGCCTATGCGTTATCGGCTGAGCAAACCTATGCCCAATCGAGTTTGCCGGAGTTTAGCCGCATGGATCAATACCTTTATCATCTAGATCGTGTACGACCTCACCTGCCGCCGGAAGTCGAATACCTCGCAGTCGATGGAGCCTATGCCAAAGAAAGCTTTGTCACTGGAGCCGTGGATCTAAAGTTGCATGTCATCAGTAAACTGCGATGTGATGCCAATCTTCAGTTTCTCTACACCGGTGAACAAAAGCGACGCGGCAGACCGCGCAAGTATGCGGGCAAGGTTGATCTGAGTGATGTGAGCCGCCTCACGTTGGTCGAAACGGTGCAGCCGAACGTTGACCTCTACACGGCAGTCGTATGGCACGTCTCGCTCAAACGCACGATTCGCCTTGCCTATCTCGTCGAGCATCGCCATTCGACTCGTGTTCGCACTTGTCTGTTGTTTTCCACCGATATTGAGCAAGACACAAGGCAGATTGTTCAGTATTACAAGCTGCGGTTTCAAATTGAATTTCTGTTCCGCGATGCCAAGCAGTTTACAGGATTGGAGGATTGCCAAGCGCGTGACGCAGCAAAGTTAGCCTTTCATTTCAATGCCAGTCTCACCGCACTGAATCTCGCCAAGTTCGAGGCAATCGAGCAGCATTCAGGAACTGCGCCGTTTGTCTTTTCAATGGCAAGTGTGAAACGCCGTATGCTCAATCAGCATTTGCTTGACCGATTTATTTGCAACTTAGACTTGGAGCCGAGCCAAATTAAATCGCATCCCAATTACTCAACCCTTTGCAACTACGGCATCATCGCTGCCTGATTCTGTCCGAACTATTGGTTAAATGCACATACTTAAAACAATATGAATGAGACCTGTTTGCTTGCCACTTTATAATCTTTGCGACACAGCTGGTTTTCACGGGATCGTTGAGCGATTTTTCGATCGAGCAATGTTGAAGCGGATGAGAAATTGTGTCGAACATGAGCAGGGAAATTGCAATCAACAGATTGAGCCGTCTCTCAGTTTAACGAACTCTTAGCACTATGAGTTTTGAGATCGAGCAAACTCGCTTCCAGCACTTGAAATAGCAACCCAATAAAACAATCACATGACCAACGCACAACATTGAAGAATTTTCTCATGTGTAGAAAGTCTAAATAGTTAACGACGTTTGTTCATCCTCTCAATTCATCGATTGGGAGAAATCTTTCTTGGAGATTCAACTATGAGTTACGCTTCCGATGATTCTCACAACGTTCCAGTTCTCAATCAACAGGTCACATTACCGCAGTTTGCTTTTTTTCAGGTTATGAAAGTGAAGTCAACTGGAGAAATTGCCACGATTATGGGCATGAAGTACAACTTTAGTAGCCAGCCATCTGAAAACTGCGATGGAGAATGGCTTTATCTACTAGTTGGCTTAACACAATCGACAGCAACTTGGTGGAAATTTGACCAGCTTCGGAGCCTTGATCGTCGTTAGAACTTCCCGCAGTACTTCCTTGAGCCGAACGCCCAGTGGAGTAATTTTTTCTCAAAGTCGTTTAGCATTCCAAGCAACTGATGAATCAAGATCTTTCTCAAGAATTGGCTGCTCGTCCACTCAGCACAATGAAACACCTACTGATCTACATTCAAGAGACCGCGATCGATTCAGAACAGACTCCGATTGCTCCTGATGAAGTTGCAATTGTCGCGAATCTTACCATTCAACGGCTAGTATTGCAGTATCCGTTTCTTGATCAAACCATCCAAGAAATTCTAGACGATTTACGCTTTAGCAAATGTTAAACGCTTGAACTACAAACCAATCAGAACACGGCAAGAAGTTCAAATACTTCATTGAAATTGGAGAAGAAATGTCTAACCAGAAACGGCACTCGCGCGCGCCTAAAAAACAGCTAACTGAAAAACAAATTTTGCTTGACCAACGGAGTCGATCGATTAAAGCATCGCTGCTAAGAGTTCTGTCACTTGATATAGCAGCACTCTATCAGATTAATTCTCAAAGACAAGGCGACTCTTTAAAGCTTCGAGAATTAAATTGCAATGTTCGAGATACTTCTACTGTGAAGCCAACTAGTTCAAGTATTGAGGATAAGCATGAAACGTCACATCATCGTTTACCTCAGGAAAGAATTGAAGAACAATCACCCGAATCTGACCAGCAGCCAACCCTGAACCAACAAACAGATGGTCTTCAGGAACAAGCAACAATAATGCTGCTCATTTTTCGATTACTTGCGTTCTTCATTGGTTTACTAGTTCATCATGTCATTCAATCCTATCTCTCTACTCAATCAGTCACTTTACTCGGAATCGCGATCGCAATTAGCAGCATTAGCGTTCTTTTAACAGTGATCTTTATGCCTTGGAATCGCAAACTGCTGTGGAATCTGTGTAGTCTATTTGCAGGGCTGTTGTTCGCAGTCATTGTGTTATGAAACGATCTACTAAGCAACGAGTCTTTCAAATTTGGATAGTGATTGTTGTACTGATTGCGATTGCGATCGCAGCAATTCGCTTGATAGGGGGACACCATTTTCAATCTATCTTGTCACTCACGCGCTCACCCAACCTGATTGACAATCAATGTGTAGAAATCATTACTCCTGATGCGCTACTCAATCAAAGTCAGATTTTGAAGCTGATTAGTCTAGCGGAGCCGACAAGTAAAGTAAGAGTACGAGCAATTCTTAAAGCTCCTTACTGCAAGTTAGAATCGATCTCAATTCGAGCAGGCGTTAAATCTGAGCGGGAAGCTTATCTCTTAAACTATGATCCAACGCTTTGGGTGGTTGTTCTCTACGAAGGCAACACTTTTGTTGGCGTTCGGATTGCGCCACGCAAAGACTCATGTCCTTCTGGATAACTGCGAAATCGAGTCAAGTGATTGTCGATCGAATATCTAACCGGATAGGCTATGAACGAAGGTTTCTTTATTCAAGTGATCGAAGTAGCAGATTCTCCATTTGCTGAACTATTAGAACGATTTCCAGAGGGATTTCCAGCACTAATGTTGGCAGACCAAATTAGCGGCAATCTTTATCCTGCACGATTCAAGAGATCGAAAAGTGGTGACATTTTTTGGTTATTGGATCGCCAACAATTACGACTCGATCAATGGGTTGCTTTAGACATTCTACATGGACAATGTATTGAGTGCGTTTGGATCAATTGGGAGTTGTACGCTGAACTGACAGGTGAACTTAATTCAGAAGAGCGCTCTAACGATGAGGAATCCCTATACCCAATATTGGTAGAAGTTCCGAATATTCCGCTCGTTCTGTTTGGAAGCTCCTTTGGCATCTCTGAACGTTGGGTCGAAAAAAGTGATCCTCGAATTCAACGCATGATCCAGGCTCAGAAAGTTCTACGCTTCACAGAAAGCCAAATCGAACCACTGTAATGAGGTTTGAGCAGGATTTATCACAGATCATTCAATTGTTTCCCAACAAATTCACCACCTTTGCCTGAACCATATTGTCTTTCACGTACAAAGAAGCAACGGAAATTGGCAACTTAAACCGCCGCGGTCCTGCACTCCCTGGATTTAGAAAAAGCACACCTTCTCGCTCTTCAATACTAGGCTTGTGGGAATGACCACTAATTACAACTTGAATACTTGCTGTTTTCGGATCAACCTTGAGGTCTTTGACAGTGTGTAGCAGGTGAATTGAAACATTTTCGATCGCGATCGTTTCTATCTCCGGAATAGTTTGTGCCCATGCTCCTATATCATTATTTCCCCGCACCGCAACGACCGGAGCAATAGTCCTGAGTTCTTCAAGAATTTCTGGCTTACCAATATCTCCCGCATGAAGAATTAAATCAGAACCCATTAGCGCCTCGATTGCTTCTGGACGAAGCAACCCGTGCGTATCCGAGATGACGCCAATCTGAGTTCCGATTTTTCGTTGCTGCTTGCCGTTGACCATATTTGAGAAACTGTACCCTTCGTAGCTCAGATTGAACAATCTCTATTTTAGCTCTGATCCCAGAGCAGAAATTCGTACTCAAGCTATATCATCTACGGAGTTTTTATGACTTATCAATCCTTCCATCAGAAGTACCGTCCTCAAACATTTGCAGAATTAGTTGGGCAAAATGCGATCGCACAAATCCTCACTCATGCGATCGAGCAGTCTCGCATTGCTCCGGCTTACTTATTTTGTGGTTCACGCGGCACAGGTAAAACATCCAGCGCCCGGATTTTGGCAAAGTCGTTGAACTGCCTTCAAGCTGATCGTCCAACCCCAAATCCTTGTGGTGTTTGTGAAGCCTGCCAAGCAATCTCTCAAGGCAATGCTTTGGACGTGATTGAGATTGATGCCGCCAGCAATACTGGAGTCGAAAACGTGCGGAACTTGATTGAACGCGCCCAGTTTGCTCCGGTGCAGTTGCGGATGAAGATTTTCGTTTTGGACGAGGCGCATATGCTCAGTACCTCTGCAACCAGCGCCCTACTCAAAACACTAGAGGAACCACCAGAGCAAGTGGTCTTTATTCTAGCAACGACGGAGCCGCACAATCTTTTACCCACGATTGTTTCGCGATGCCAGCGATATGATTTTCGACGTATCAAACTTGAGCCAATGGTCAAGCACCTAGCAACGATTGCAAACCAAGAGCAGCTTACGATCGATGATTCAGCCCTGAATTTAATTTCTCGACTGTCGCAAGGTGGATTACGAGATGCAGAAACGCTATTGGAGCAATTAAGCTTATTTGGCAGCACAATTACGACAGAACAGATATGGGAAAGTGTTGGAGCTGTTCCTGATGAACACCTAGTCGATTGGGCTGAAAGCCTCTTGCTACCGCAGGTTAGTTCGACCGAAACCCTACTTGTTCAGATGCAACAATTATTTCAGCAAGGGCAAGAACCGATCGCAATTGTTCAAGGGCTATTACGACTGCTGAAAGATTTGCAGATTGCTCAAACGTTACCTCATTCCCCTAAGCTTTCGAGTGTGATGCCTGAGATATGGCAGCGATTAACCAACATGAATTCGATAAATTGCATCCGTCTTGCTGAAGTGAGATCGCAGTTGCGACAAGCTGAATTTCAGCTATGTCAAACGAGTCAACCAACTCTATTCCTAGAATGTCTAATACTTGATTTGATAGCTATTCCTGCTTTAGGCGCACCAGCACAAATTAATCATTCCTTACTAGATCTAACCACAACCTGGCAACAAACTCTTAATCAACTTTCAGTCAATCATCGTCCTATCTTTCGACAAGCACAACTCGTTCAATGCAGCTCAAAGGGCGCAACGATTCGTTTTCGAGCAGCGTCGTTTTTGAACCTAGCGACAAATTATCAAAGCGAGATCGAGCAGGCATTATCGCAAGTTCTCGCCTATCACGTTCCTGTTCAACTCTGCACTTAGGGAGATAAATCGATGTCTGTTGTCAAACCACCAATCGGGCAATCAAGCGCAATCACAAAGCTACAGGCTGCTATCACCCAAAATCGGCTTGCCCCCGCTTATCTATTCACTGGTTTCGATGGGGTAGGGCGTAAACTTGCAGCTCAATGGTTGTCTCAGCAACTTCTCTGCCATCAAGATGTGCCCCACCCGGACATTTTATGGATTGAGCCAACTTTTACAAAAGATGGGCATCAGTATACTCATTCTGAGGCTGAACGGAATGGGCTGGCTGCTAAATCGCGATCGCAGATTCGCATTGACCAAATTCGGCAAATTATTACCCTCTTACAGCAACCTCCGCTACTTGCCTCGCGATCGCTCGTCGTAATTGATGGAGCAGAAACCATGACCGAAGCGGCTGCGAATGCACTTCTGAAGATTCTTGAAGAACCCGGACGCGCTACTCTCATTCTGATTACTCCGACTTCAAACCATCTACTGCCAACGATTCGTTCTCGTTGCCAAACTATCCATTTCAAGCGGTTGCCTTTTGAGTTACTCACTCAGGTTATACAGGAGTCTTGCCCAGAACTACTAAAGCACCCAGACTTGATTCGCTTTGCTCAAGGCTCTCCTGGACGAGCGATCGCAGCATGGAAAAATGCACAGCAGATTCCAACTACCATAATTCACATGCTGAATCGGAGCGATCGCCCCATTTGGGATTGCCTTTCTCTATCACAGCAAATTCAAGCGCTCGACTTTAGCCTACAACTATGGCTGTTGAATTTCTTACAATTCCAATCTTGGCAGCAATCTCGTTGCAGCAAAATCTTCCATCAATTTGAACAGACTCGAACTTATTTATCGCAACACTGCCAAGCACAACTGGTGTGGGACTGGTTGCTTACCTCATTGCCTAAAACTCAATGGCAACTTCCAGCCATCATGGAATCGCCATGTCAGCACCTTTCTTCACAAATGGCTTCATTGCCAAAGTCTGAAGTTGCAACCAAATCAGTAAGTGTCGTACAGCAAGCTCCTGCTGAACCTTCTACTAGATTTGGAGGGCGGCAAACTGACTTATTTGAGGCGATTGCACTCAACAAGCAATCTCCTAACCCTTCAATCGATTATGGCAACTCTTCCTCCAGTTTTGTTCAATCCCATTGAAAAGATCCAGTTTACAGAACTACTGCAAACCCTTGATCCAAATTACTTACCTTACATCCTTTCAACGGGATGTGGCATTGATTCCCTATCTCGGCTCATCAAGTACATCGAGAATCTAATCGGCGTTCATGCTGTTGTTGGAGGAGAATTGATCGAAACTTGTCGCTTGATGCAGTCAATTTATCTGCATCATACCAGTCACCCTAAAATGCGCTCTGTTGCCAACCTAATTCTGCTTCAGGCAAATATTCGTAATCACAAATATTTATTGAAAGGAATAAAGAAAAATTAAAAGTCCTTCTGGTATGTAAAAAACTGTCTAGCGACAAAGATAGAAACTTCAGATAAAGGAATTTCTTCAATGTCTTATTATGGCGATTCCAAAGACCTTGCTCGAAAGCTGGCGCTCGATCCCACTCACGGGGTTTCCGTTAAAGCAGTAAATCAAGTCAATGCCCTCTATAACGAGTATCGATCGCTCTGCTACGGCTTCCGCACACTCGTTTGGCGGTACACTCGTCGTCGGTTGTTCTGGCTGCACCTGCAAAACGGCGATCTGGTAGACTACGAAATTGCAGGGACACGCGGACGCAAAGATCCCTACACCGGAAAGTATCTCTACCCAGAATACGATCAGCAACGTTTGTGGGAGGACATTTTCGCGCCTGCCTGGGAAGGCGTTGCCGAGGTGTTCGAGGAACAGTACCTCTCGCAACTCGAAACTCGTGAGAGCCTGCTGGAAGATCAAGCCAGTAACGCGCCAAAGGTGCTGAAGAAGAGGATTCAGAAGATTCTCAAGGATGCGATCGCACGTCACGACAAAGAGGTATCGCTTGGTGCAGCTTGTGTGATCGATCGCGCTAAAACGAGCTATCGCGTCGGCTCAGGACAGCCTCCGACCACGCACAATCTCACTGAAACTGAGCGCTGCAATCTGATGCGTACCTACCTGCTGGCAATCAATCAAGAGCAGCTTGATCAGTATCAGGAACGTGCTGCGAATCAAGTGCCTTTAGATCACGCAGACACGCTGAATGGACGTGGACAGCTTTCAAACGTACCCGACTACCGACCAAGAGTAAAGTCCACGTTTGACCCAGAAGTAGTGCGGCAGAAGTTGCAAGCTCAAATGAGCCAGCAAGCGGATCAACTACTGATGGCAAATGGTTCTCCAGAGCTAGTAACTGCCGCGATCAAATAGTTCGCAACAAACTTCCAACACCTCATTCCCTTAAGGCTGACTTCGGTCAGTCTTTTTCTTTGTGTTCTTTAGTCCTACCAATCATGACAGACCTATTTACCTGGATTCAAACGAATGATGTTACTGGTTCAATTTCACGATCGCTGCAATCTGCCACTCGCATTCCACAAGATCGCTTATTGAGTCAACTTTCACTCACTCGCTCTCAGCGTCAAAAAGTCAAGGATAGTATCAAAGCCATTCAGCTTCTCAAACAATTGCGGACAGCTAATCGACTTCCTACGATCGATGAGCAAATCCAGCTATGTCTTCATTTAGGGTCTGGGCTGAGTGCAGATCTTTTCGTTGACCCACCGAAATCAGAATGGGCAAAGCTGGCGACTGAACTGAAAGCGCTATTGACTCCTGAAGAATTCGCTCAAATGCGGGGGACAATGACCACAGCTTACTATACGCCACCTGCAATCGCTCAGTGCATTTATGAAGGACTCATTCGACTCGGTTGCAATGGCGGAGAATGGTTAGAACCAACGGTTGGCACAGGGCTATTTATCGGACTCGCACCCTCGGATTGGTCATGCCGTTGGACGGGCGTTGAGATTGATTCGATCAGTGGCAGCATTTGTCAGAGACTCTACCCAGAAGCAACCGTTTATCTTCAAGCTTTGGAACGGACTCGATTGGCTGTCAATCATTTTGATGGCTGTATTGGGAATGTCCCTTACTCGGAAGTTACGCCCTATGATCCGCAGTTTGTCAATTGGTCGCTTGATGGGTTGCACAACTATTGTTTAGCGCGATCGATTCAAGCCGTTCGTCCCGGTGGAATCATTGCCGTTCTGACTTCGGTTGGCACACTGCAATCAAAACGCAGTCAAGCATTTCGTGAACGAATTAGCAGCTTAGTTTGCCTGTTAGGCGCTTTCAAACTTCCGATGACTGCTTTCCGTAGTTTCAGTCATACCGATGCCCCCGCAGATTTGCTGTTTTTTCAAACGCTTGCACCGGGAGAAGATGGCAACGCTGAAGAATGGATTGATTTAGTCGAAAGCCCCATTCTGAATCCAGAAACGCAGGAACCGCTTTTGCTCAATCACTACTTTCGCACTCATCCGAATCATCTACTCGGTGAACTTGCGATCGATAAGCTCTACGCCAGCCCTCGACTCTCACTCCAACCGATTCATTCCAATTTACCAGAGGTGCTAAGTTATGCTCTGCGTGATCTACCAGAAAATGTTTACAGATCGCGCCCCCTTCACGTTACGCTCAGTTCCAGTTCACGAGATTCTCTGCCCATTCCTCCAGATTTGCAAGCCTCGGTCAAACCATTCGCCTACGTCTGGTATCGGGATCAGCCTTATCAATGCCGCGACGGGCAGCTTCGCCAAGTGGCGGTGAAAGGCATGAAGCGTAGACGGCTGTGGTGGCTGATTCAGATTCGCGATGCAGTGCGACGAGTGCTGAATATTCAATGGGAATCAGATGACGATCGCGAACTAGAACAAGCTCAAATCATTCTTAACCAACGCTACGACGAATTTATTACGCCGTACGGCTGGCTGCATTCTCAGGGCAATGAACTTGCGTTTGGAGATGATCCAGAATACCCGCTACTGCTGGCGTTAGAAGTTTGGAATCCAGATCGTCCAGAAGAAACAGAAAAAGCCGATTTATTCTTCAAGCGCACTCTAGTTCGAGTACCTGCGATCGACGAAGTGAAAACAGCAACAGAAGCCCTTGTTCACTCACTTGCCGATCGTGGGGCTGTCGATTTGGCATACATGAGTGAGTTGTATCGCAAGTCAGAAGCCAATATTGTGTCGGAGCTTCAGAGATCGGGAACGACACCGCTCATTTTCCGCGATCCCGATCTTGACAGTTGGATTATCGCTGAAGAATACTTGAGCGGCAATGTCCGACTTAAACTAGAACAAGCAGCCACAGCTTCACAGGAATCTCTTGTTTACTTGGTCAACGTTGAAGCACTCAAGCAGGTGCAACCCAAGCCGCTAAAGGCAGGACAAATCTACGCCCGTCTCGGTTCTCCCTGGATTCCAGTCGAGGTGATTGAGGACTTCATTCGTGAAACATTAGGAATTCAGGAAGCAAGCTCATCCAAGTTGCTGCGGGTGACTCATTCGATTCACAGTGCCCATTGGAAGGTTGAATATCGCGGCGCTAATAACACCTTGATTTCTTCGCAATACGGAACGAGCCGTGTTTCTGCAATTCGCTTGGTTGAACTGGCATTGAATCAGAAATTGCCTGCGGTGTATGACACGATCGACAAGGATACACGAGTCAAAAATCGGGACGAAACTCGTCGAGCCTTGCTGAAACAAGAACGTCTGAAAGAACTCTTCAAGCGCTGGATTTGGCAAGATTGGAAGCGAGCCACCGAACTGGTTGAAATCTATAATCGCGACTTCAATTGTTTGCGTCGTCGGCAATATGACGGCACTCATCTTAAAGGCAAGCTGCAAGGCGTTTCAGCAACCTGGCTAGATCGTCTCTACAATCCGAAACGGGCTTATCAACTGAATGCGATTTGGCGAATTATTAGTAGCAGCAATACCCTGATCCAGTACCCAACTGGGTCTGGGAAAACAGCGATAGCGATCGTTGCCGCTCAAGAAATGCGCCATCACCACCAATGCACCAAACCTGCTCTTGTCGTCAAAGATCACCTCGTTCTCCAGCAAGCAGCAGAAGCCGCACAAATCTATCCAGGATTGCGAATTCTCACGATTTCGACTCGTGATCTGGATTCGGCTAAAAAACGGCAGGAACTGGTTTCTCGTGCCGCAACTGGAGAATGGGACTTCATTGTGATGTCCCAAACGGCATTCAAGATGCTCAGACTGCGAACCGAAACAATTGATTCAATTATTGCAAATGAAACTGAGCGCGTTCGCAGCGAAGATGACAAACGCAAGCGTAGCGGGAAACGAGCGGCGAAACAGCTAGAGAAGAAAGTCGATCGCACAGAAGAGAAGATTCGAGAACACATCGACTCAGTGCAACGCGACAATACCGTTTACTGGGAAGATTTAGGCATTGATTTACTGCTGGTGGATGAGAGCCACGATTATTTAGGCTTGGCGACTGAAACACAGATGCAGGGCGTGTTGGGAATTTCGTCTTCTAACTCCGATCGCGCTTCAGATCTCTACTACAAAACTCAGTATTTAGCTCAATTACACGGACGAGACAAAGGCTTAGTTCTTCTAACGGCAACCCCGATTCAAAACACACTCGGACAAAGTTGGGTGAACTTAGTTTATCTCTGCCCGCAAGTTCTTAAAGCCAGAGGGATTCGTCACTTTGACTCGTTCATCTCAACGTTTGCTGAACCAAAAGTTTCTGCTGAGATCACCGCTGCGACAACACTTGAGATCAAGACACGCTTATCTAGCTGGTCAAATTTACCTGAGTTTCGAGAACTTTGGCTATTAGTCGCAGACATCGTTACTGAGTCGCAACTCGATATTGAAAAGCCGAGGCCAGATTATCAAACGGCTGAGATTCCCGCAACAGCCGCACAATTGAAGTTTTTCGATTACATTGCAGCACGAGCGAAAAAACTTCAGGGACGGCGATCCAAAACGGATAACTATCCACTCATCACCACTCACGTCAAACAAGGTGTCATTGATCTACGCTGTCTACCAAACTCGGTGTTACGCCAATTTCTAGATGATACCGAAATTGCAGTCTTGGCAAACGAACGCAGCAAGTTGGAGCAATTCATCGAGGATACCTATCAAACC
It encodes:
- a CDS encoding DEAD/DEAH box helicase, translated to MTDLFTWIQTNDVTGSISRSLQSATRIPQDRLLSQLSLTRSQRQKVKDSIKAIQLLKQLRTANRLPTIDEQIQLCLHLGSGLSADLFVDPPKSEWAKLATELKALLTPEEFAQMRGTMTTAYYTPPAIAQCIYEGLIRLGCNGGEWLEPTVGTGLFIGLAPSDWSCRWTGVEIDSISGSICQRLYPEATVYLQALERTRLAVNHFDGCIGNVPYSEVTPYDPQFVNWSLDGLHNYCLARSIQAVRPGGIIAVLTSVGTLQSKRSQAFRERISSLVCLLGAFKLPMTAFRSFSHTDAPADLLFFQTLAPGEDGNAEEWIDLVESPILNPETQEPLLLNHYFRTHPNHLLGELAIDKLYASPRLSLQPIHSNLPEVLSYALRDLPENVYRSRPLHVTLSSSSRDSLPIPPDLQASVKPFAYVWYRDQPYQCRDGQLRQVAVKGMKRRRLWWLIQIRDAVRRVLNIQWESDDDRELEQAQIILNQRYDEFITPYGWLHSQGNELAFGDDPEYPLLLALEVWNPDRPEETEKADLFFKRTLVRVPAIDEVKTATEALVHSLADRGAVDLAYMSELYRKSEANIVSELQRSGTTPLIFRDPDLDSWIIAEEYLSGNVRLKLEQAATASQESLVYLVNVEALKQVQPKPLKAGQIYARLGSPWIPVEVIEDFIRETLGIQEASSSKLLRVTHSIHSAHWKVEYRGANNTLISSQYGTSRVSAIRLVELALNQKLPAVYDTIDKDTRVKNRDETRRALLKQERLKELFKRWIWQDWKRATELVEIYNRDFNCLRRRQYDGTHLKGKLQGVSATWLDRLYNPKRAYQLNAIWRIISSSNTLIQYPTGSGKTAIAIVAAQEMRHHHQCTKPALVVKDHLVLQQAAEAAQIYPGLRILTISTRDLDSAKKRQELVSRAATGEWDFIVMSQTAFKMLRLRTETIDSIIANETERVRSEDDKRKRSGKRAAKQLEKKVDRTEEKIREHIDSVQRDNTVYWEDLGIDLLLVDESHDYLGLATETQMQGVLGISSSNSDRASDLYYKTQYLAQLHGRDKGLVLLTATPIQNTLGQSWVNLVYLCPQVLKARGIRHFDSFISTFAEPKVSAEITAATTLEIKTRLSSWSNLPEFRELWLLVADIVTESQLDIEKPRPDYQTAEIPATAAQLKFFDYIAARAKKLQGRRSKTDNYPLITTHVKQGVIDLRCLPNSVLRQFLDDTEIAVLANERSKLEQFIEDTYQTWAETQTERCTQLLFVDIGHGFIHPYLKRRLIDRGIPEHELAFAQDATTDEQKAQLFRQVRQGDVRILCGSTPTIGVGTQIPDRLKVLRHLDCPLRPTDRWQRDGRILRPGNMHSEVEIVSYVTTGKPYQNEENKQIQGLSPDSYLYEVNVRKARFIKEGLYQTDETVRTIEDIDETTLDFSLLMATATGDRRLLEKVELDNQIQKLLIEEQDWQGTQIAIAQQLDQLPHQIASVQQALNAYQHDAQTLIPTQGEAFQLMLNGSQIPYTTRSEAAQALHDIAADLTQSRRAAKRAIGSFAGFELWIEHEPIFQSTILRLQGERSYETEVRETAKGTLQALEHCPDQITRAIQTCHQTLQMLTAELEQIHPLFGQSFEKADVLKAALERQEQMNEALGLMTEAQMDAVALAA